The DNA window CTCTATGTCCTCTTCACTCGCCATCAACACGTTTTGACTTAAGGAGAGACCTGTTTGACATATCTTTTCAGTTTCTGGACAATGCGTATCGTCATAATTGAGGTTTTGACCGAAAAGATTAGAGGCGAGAAATGCTTCGCGATACATGGGGGTGGTATACCAATGTCCCATCGGTATCCCTTCCGCCCGCATGGCACGGAGAAACGTCTCACGGGAGATGCCTTCAAACTCCTCAGAATCAAAGATCGCCTTATAGCCGTGGCATCCGCCACGTGTGGCACGCGGGTCAAGCCGTGTGACTTTAATGCCCGGAATCTCGCCAAGCCATCCATCTAACCATCGCATGTTTTGATGCCGATGGTTGGTTTCAGCTTCAAGCCGAGTCAAGCGGGACAGGAGTAATCCAGCCTGCCACTCCGTCATTCGGAAGTTGCCACCAAAGGGTTCCGCCTCTCCGAACTCAGCATCGGGTAGCGTGCGCCCACAATTATGCAATGCCCACGCACGTTCGTAAAGTTCCCGATCATTTACAAGAACGATGCCGCCCTCGCCCGCACACAGGTTCTTGGATGATTGGAAACTGAAGCATCCGAAATGTCCCCAACTGCCGACCCCTCGTCCACGCCATTCCGCACCGTGTGCCTGCGCACAATCCTCGACAATCCCCAGGTTATGCCGATTCGCGATGTCAATAAGGGCATCCATATCTGCGGGATAGCCGGCGATATGAACCGGTAAAATTACTTTCGTTTTCTCGGTTATGGCGTCTTCAACCTTTAAAGGATCCAGCAGGAAACTGTCGGGGGCAGTATCTGCAAAGACCGGCACGGCATGTGTCATCAGAATCGCGACGACTGTGGCTTGGAACGTGTAGGGTGTGGTGATAACTTCATCGCCCGGACAAACACCAGCGGCTTTTAGGGCGATATAGAGTGCCGAGGTGCCGCTATTGACGCAAACGCCATAGTTCGCGCCTTGGAATTTTGCGAACTGTTGTGCGAATTCGGGAACCTTCGGTCCCCCAACACCCCAGTGCCCACTCTTGTAGATAGTTTCAAACGCTTCAAGGTCGGCTGGATCAAACGTGGGCCACGCAGGGAATCCAGCCGTGCGGACAGGTTCGCCTCCGTTTATTGCTAATGTTGCCATTTTTTAATTGTTCCTTGCGGTTAAGAGTCGTGAGTTTGTGCTTTAGGGCTCTATTCTCAAATCCGCTCTCCATTTCATTACGAGCTACGCGCTTTAGAATTATACTAAGAATCTACGGGTAAATTAAGGTCCATCCGCTATCACCGAATGTACTCCTGCAAATTTGGGAACTCCGCTCTACGCATTACCTCTTGTAAGCGACGTTCCACGTGTCCAGATTCAACTTCAGCGATTAATGCCTTTAGGACCTCCAGTGCTTTTCTTTCCAATGCAGCGTCAATCGCACCCTGCTGCACTGCCTCTTCAAACTCGTCTTCGTCCTGAATTTCGTAGGTGCCATCTGGGTTTATCCAAAGGTCTAAGAATAGATCCGTTATTTCAAAACGATTCAGTTTCCCGTTTGCATCCAGGCTTCGCTTGACCGGTTTCATAATATCACAGTAATAGCCGGTCCATGCGTTCTCAAGGTTATAGACTTTGCCGACATCATACCATGACCCTGTAAACACAAACCAGACTGCGGCGAAGTTATCCGCCAAAACCGTCTCACCCTTCTGAACTATCGGTGAGGAGGGCTTAACCCGTTGAGAGGTAACAATAACCGTATCGTCGAGATAAAGTAATTCCTGTTGAAAATGATTGACTCGGTTGGGGGGTCTTTTATAGGTAAGTGTTACAGTTTCCATTTTTCTAATTTACCTTGCGGTTCGCTCAGGGAGCTGAAAGTTCTTCTCCGTATATCCGCTTTCCATTTCATTCTAGGCTGCACGCTCTTTATTTTTTTCAGGCATTGTCCCGCTTCTTCCAAAATTACACCTATGTCGATCGATACGACACGATTGCTTCCCGAAAGGCTTTAATATGTGCCGGGGTTGTTCCACAACAGCCACCTATTAAGTACGCCCCTGCTTCAATAAGAGCGGGAACATAACTTGCCATCTCCGTTGGGTTCTGCGTGTAGACGGTTTGGTGGTTCTCATCGAGTTTCGGCATGCCAGCGTTGGGATACGCCATCATCCGTTTACCCTCGATGCTTGTTTCAGTCAGTACCGTGTGCAACTGCTGCGTTCCAGCAATCGCATAAGGCATCCCCGTATGTT is part of the Candidatus Poribacteria bacterium genome and encodes:
- a CDS encoding DegT/DnrJ/EryC1/StrS family aminotransferase, producing MATLAINGGEPVRTAGFPAWPTFDPADLEAFETIYKSGHWGVGGPKVPEFAQQFAKFQGANYGVCVNSGTSALYIALKAAGVCPGDEVITTPYTFQATVVAILMTHAVPVFADTAPDSFLLDPLKVEDAITEKTKVILPVHIAGYPADMDALIDIANRHNLGIVEDCAQAHGAEWRGRGVGSWGHFGCFSFQSSKNLCAGEGGIVLVNDRELYERAWALHNCGRTLPDAEFGEAEPFGGNFRMTEWQAGLLLSRLTRLEAETNHRHQNMRWLDGWLGEIPGIKVTRLDPRATRGGCHGYKAIFDSEEFEGISRETFLRAMRAEGIPMGHWYTTPMYREAFLASNLFGQNLNYDDTHCPETEKICQTGLSLSQNVLMASEEDIEDIVKAAIKIRRNVIQLKSETS
- a CDS encoding DUF402 domain-containing protein; the encoded protein is METVTLTYKRPPNRVNHFQQELLYLDDTVIVTSQRVKPSSPIVQKGETVLADNFAAVWFVFTGSWYDVGKVYNLENAWTGYYCDIMKPVKRSLDANGKLNRFEITDLFLDLWINPDGTYEIQDEDEFEEAVQQGAIDAALERKALEVLKALIAEVESGHVERRLQEVMRRAEFPNLQEYIR